One Candidatus Limnocylindrales bacterium genomic region harbors:
- a CDS encoding DUF1328 domain-containing protein produces MLHYAIVFFVVALIAAVLGFNGVAGLSAQIGWLFAVLAVVFLAVALLSGRGGRNITV; encoded by the coding sequence ATGTTACATTACGCGATCGTTTTCTTCGTCGTGGCTCTGATTGCCGCGGTTCTCGGTTTCAACGGCGTGGCCGGCCTGTCGGCGCAGATCGGCTGGCTGTTCGCCGTGCTCGCGGTGGTCTTCCTGGCCGTGGCTCTGCTGAGTGGCCGTGGCGGCAGGAACATTACTGTCTGA
- a CDS encoding CsbD family protein gives MNWDQVEGNWKEFMGGVKERWGKLTDDELTTIGGKRDRLAGMLQKKYGMAKDAVEDEIAKFESELDDRGSFKH, from the coding sequence ATGAACTGGGATCAAGTCGAAGGCAACTGGAAGGAATTCATGGGCGGCGTCAAGGAGCGTTGGGGCAAGCTCACCGACGATGAGCTGACCACAATCGGCGGCAAACGCGACAGGCTCGCGGGCATGCTCCAGAAGAAGTACGGCATGGCCAAGGATGCGGTCGAGGACGAGATCGCCAAGTTCGAGAGCGAGCTCGACGACCGCGGGTCGTTCAAGCACTAG
- a CDS encoding DUF6600 domain-containing protein produces the protein MGYWPRWSHVMNAIGISFQSPAITRSVLLAIFLGCSSGALIVDLAMPRDAVAQIVDDSYFYEELAPYGEWYFQADFGWVWRPLRVAVDWRPYTEGQWVWADDVGWTWASYEPWGWATYHYGRWYFDPIYGWTWVPGRIWAPAWVDWRIESGYVGWAPLWPVYFDIYPEYRWDHWGYDDDWGHRHRGRDWDRWVFCRDRDFTSPRISRVMLRDRAERDRVYERSRDVTRWDGDSPDRIGHSIDRSTIERVAAHPVRQVRLENADRPTRGALKGDRFEVFRPRIEERSDKTPDRLGIAKAPREVRQADTIRQEKARLDRVPAREKAAVTAQRGPREKDNERGGAPELIEREDNRRGFGNAGTPTVGTSRGQATGRDRNEQRLWPTGEQEETRGRGDTAPGQERVAPRGRGDATTGLEVTPRGGRAAGGDDRAPRGRGVDREEEVMQPSERTHGAAPMRRDDNLNRREPASRGRSVESDRSSPARIERSERQPAQREIPARRPERESAPQQQRMQQHFQQERMQQQERMQPQRFQQERMQQQRFQQERMQQQRIPQQRMQQPRMPQSEPHMMRQSEPRGYQNEPRMMRQSEPRSMQVEPRMQHQSQPAMQHSERGSASQDFGPRSPQSGQFGPAHGRH, from the coding sequence GTGGGCTATTGGCCCCGCTGGAGTCATGTGATGAATGCCATCGGGATTTCGTTTCAAAGCCCCGCGATCACCCGCAGCGTGCTGCTGGCGATCTTTCTTGGTTGCAGCTCTGGAGCACTGATCGTCGATCTCGCGATGCCGCGCGACGCTGTCGCTCAGATCGTCGACGATTCGTACTTCTATGAGGAGCTCGCGCCCTACGGAGAATGGTACTTCCAGGCCGACTTCGGCTGGGTGTGGCGTCCGCTGAGAGTTGCCGTCGACTGGCGGCCGTATACCGAAGGGCAATGGGTATGGGCGGACGATGTCGGTTGGACGTGGGCTTCGTACGAGCCGTGGGGCTGGGCGACCTATCATTATGGAAGATGGTATTTCGATCCGATCTACGGCTGGACCTGGGTGCCGGGACGCATATGGGCGCCGGCGTGGGTCGACTGGCGCATAGAGAGTGGATACGTCGGATGGGCACCACTTTGGCCGGTCTATTTCGATATCTATCCAGAGTACCGGTGGGATCACTGGGGATACGATGACGACTGGGGCCATCGCCATCGTGGACGTGACTGGGACCGCTGGGTGTTCTGTCGCGATCGCGACTTCACCTCGCCGCGCATCTCGCGTGTGATGCTGAGAGATCGCGCGGAGCGTGACCGCGTCTACGAGAGGTCACGCGACGTCACGCGATGGGACGGCGACAGTCCGGATCGTATCGGACACAGCATCGACCGCAGCACCATCGAGCGTGTCGCTGCGCATCCAGTCAGACAGGTGCGACTCGAGAATGCCGATCGTCCGACGCGCGGCGCGCTCAAGGGCGACCGTTTCGAGGTTTTCCGACCCCGCATCGAAGAACGCAGCGACAAGACACCCGACAGACTGGGAATTGCGAAGGCTCCTCGTGAGGTGCGGCAGGCAGACACGATCAGACAGGAAAAGGCGCGTCTCGATCGCGTACCCGCGCGCGAGAAGGCGGCGGTCACTGCGCAGCGTGGTCCGCGAGAAAAGGACAACGAGCGCGGCGGCGCGCCCGAGCTGATCGAGCGGGAAGACAACCGCCGCGGCTTCGGGAACGCCGGCACGCCGACCGTTGGAACGTCGCGCGGCCAGGCAACGGGCCGTGACCGAAACGAGCAGCGGCTGTGGCCGACCGGCGAGCAGGAAGAGACGCGCGGACGCGGCGACACTGCGCCGGGCCAGGAGCGCGTGGCACCGCGCGGACGCGGTGACGCAACGACTGGCCTCGAGGTAACTCCGCGCGGCGGCCGAGCTGCCGGCGGTGACGATCGAGCTCCGCGCGGGCGCGGAGTCGACCGTGAGGAAGAAGTCATGCAGCCGTCCGAACGCACGCACGGTGCCGCGCCGATGCGGCGTGACGACAATCTCAATCGTCGCGAGCCGGCATCGCGAGGACGCAGCGTAGAGTCGGATCGGTCAAGCCCGGCTCGCATCGAACGCTCGGAACGGCAGCCCGCGCAGAGGGAAATTCCGGCGCGCCGTCCGGAGCGGGAGTCTGCGCCCCAGCAGCAGCGCATGCAGCAGCACTTCCAGCAGGAACGGATGCAACAGCAGGAACGCATGCAGCCTCAGCGCTTCCAGCAGGAGCGCATGCAGCAGCAGCGCTTCCAGCAGGAACGCATGCAGCAGCAGCGGATACCGCAGCAACGCATGCAGCAACCGCGGATGCCGCAGAGCGAGCCGCACATGATGCGTCAAAGCGAACCGCGTGGTTATCAGAACGAGCCGCGCATGATGCGTCAGAGCGAGCCGCGATCGATGCAGGTCGAACCGCGAATGCAGCATCAGTCGCAGCCGGCGATGCAACATTCGGAACGAGGGTCTGCATCACAAGACTTCGGGCCGCGCTCGCCGCAGTCCGGTCAATTCGGCCCTGCCCACGGGCGACACTGA
- a CDS encoding GNAT family N-acetyltransferase, with product MIVDDKKNAAFRIRRVDILGEDDICGLADVTIDCVEGGASIGFLQPVSRENAHAFWHGLAAGVSRGEKILLVAEDTAGIVGTVTLIPATFENQPHRADVAKMQVHRRARRCGIGAALLAAVEREALEAGRTVLVLDTVTGSDAYRLYSRSGWQRCGEIPDYALWPDGRPCPTTIFFKSLRR from the coding sequence TTGATCGTCGATGACAAAAAGAACGCCGCCTTCCGAATCCGCCGCGTCGACATCCTCGGCGAGGACGACATCTGTGGTCTTGCCGATGTCACGATCGACTGCGTCGAAGGCGGCGCCTCGATCGGTTTTCTGCAGCCCGTCTCCCGCGAGAACGCGCACGCTTTCTGGCACGGCCTCGCCGCGGGCGTGTCGCGCGGCGAGAAGATCCTGCTTGTCGCCGAGGACACCGCCGGGATCGTGGGCACCGTTACGTTGATTCCCGCGACCTTCGAGAACCAGCCTCACCGCGCGGACGTCGCCAAGATGCAGGTGCATCGACGGGCGCGTCGCTGCGGCATCGGCGCGGCGCTGCTTGCAGCAGTCGAACGCGAGGCTCTCGAGGCGGGCAGGACGGTCCTCGTGCTCGACACCGTGACTGGCAGCGACGCGTACCGGCTCTACTCGCGCAGCGGCTGGCAGCGGTGCGGCGAGATCCCGGACTACGCGCTGTGGCCGGACGGCAGGCCATGCCCGACGACGATCTTCTTCAAGTCTTTGCGCCGATAG
- a CDS encoding tetratricopeptide repeat protein codes for MPAALGSLLARDVNAADATPPASPAPIAANAGYVGSASCRPCHEAQYVAWKGSDHDLAMQDATEATVLGDFDGAAIDVHGVTSTFSRRDGGFHVRTDGPDGALADYTVKYTFGVRPLQQYLVEFPGGRLQALPLAWDSRSKQDGGQRWFHLYPNEKIDHTDQLHWTGLYQNWNLQCASCHSTNLRKSYDSKSGGYATTWAEMNVACESCHGAGADHVAWATDAHPPYAAEDAKGLRVLLRRPKDAWRFESADARYATQDPAAAADRAAASKRMNVCAACHARRSAITEDSVPGAPLEDSQRLHLLTEPLYFADGQQHDEVYTWGSFLQSKMFVRGVTCTDCHDAHTLKTRGQGNALCAQCHNPAVFDTTAHHFHQSGSKGAECVACHMPSRNYMVIDARRDHSLRVPRPDLAGTLGTPDACSGCHTDRTPKWAADTMDTWYGAKWRSRPESGSTLHKSVTDGARALPSLLALAGDASRPAIIRATAADLAAAVVRPDALSPARALLADPDAMIRSSALELLEPFDADIRTTAVAPLLTDPIRAVRTEAARILADVPDEKLLPEQRPARESARNEYLASLQMDADWPAALANLGNFRLREGHTDEAITAYRRALTLDPHFAGAYVNLADALRAQGNDVDGEKTLRLGLAALPDSAALHHALGLLLVRDGDKATGSEELAKAANLEPASARYAYVNAVALQSAGKTAEALAALVDADRRHPYDLDILGALVSIHLDAGHPEAVLPYARKIAEVLPDDPAVRQLLGRLENATSPQPHL; via the coding sequence GTGCCTGCTGCGCTCGGGTCGCTGCTGGCGCGCGACGTCAATGCAGCAGACGCAACTCCACCTGCATCACCGGCACCGATCGCCGCGAACGCCGGCTACGTCGGCAGCGCGTCGTGCCGTCCATGCCATGAAGCCCAGTACGTGGCGTGGAAAGGCTCGGATCACGACCTCGCCATGCAGGACGCAACCGAGGCGACCGTTCTCGGCGACTTCGACGGCGCAGCCATAGACGTCCACGGCGTGACGTCCACGTTCAGCCGGCGCGACGGCGGATTCCATGTCCGAACCGATGGACCCGACGGTGCTCTGGCCGACTACACGGTGAAGTACACGTTCGGCGTGCGCCCGCTGCAGCAGTATCTCGTCGAATTTCCGGGCGGGCGGCTGCAGGCTTTGCCACTCGCCTGGGACTCGCGCTCGAAGCAGGACGGCGGGCAGCGCTGGTTTCACCTGTACCCGAACGAAAAGATCGACCATACCGACCAGCTCCACTGGACCGGCCTGTACCAGAACTGGAATCTCCAGTGCGCGTCGTGCCATTCGACCAACCTGCGCAAGAGCTACGATTCGAAGTCTGGCGGCTATGCGACCACGTGGGCCGAGATGAATGTCGCGTGCGAAAGCTGCCACGGGGCGGGCGCCGACCACGTGGCATGGGCGACAGACGCGCACCCTCCGTACGCGGCCGAGGACGCGAAAGGACTACGGGTGCTGCTGCGACGCCCGAAAGACGCGTGGCGATTCGAATCGGCCGATGCGCGCTATGCGACGCAGGATCCCGCTGCAGCGGCCGATCGCGCGGCGGCGAGCAAACGCATGAACGTCTGCGCGGCGTGCCATGCGCGGCGATCGGCGATCACGGAAGATTCAGTCCCCGGCGCGCCGCTCGAAGACTCGCAGCGCCTGCATCTGCTGACCGAGCCGCTCTACTTCGCCGACGGCCAGCAGCACGACGAAGTCTATACCTGGGGATCTTTCCTGCAGAGCAAGATGTTCGTGCGCGGAGTCACCTGCACCGATTGCCACGATGCACATACGCTCAAAACACGGGGGCAAGGCAATGCGCTGTGCGCGCAGTGCCACAACCCGGCCGTGTTCGACACCACGGCGCATCATTTTCACCAGAGCGGCAGCAAGGGTGCCGAGTGCGTCGCGTGCCACATGCCTTCGCGCAACTACATGGTGATCGATGCACGGCGCGATCACTCGCTGCGCGTGCCGCGCCCCGATCTGGCCGGGACGCTCGGTACGCCCGACGCGTGCAGCGGATGCCATACGGATCGAACGCCGAAGTGGGCCGCCGATACGATGGACACCTGGTACGGCGCCAAGTGGAGAAGCCGACCGGAAAGCGGCTCGACGCTGCACAAATCCGTGACCGACGGCGCGCGGGCGCTGCCGTCCCTGCTCGCTCTCGCCGGCGACGCCTCGCGGCCGGCGATCATTCGCGCCACGGCGGCTGACCTGGCCGCGGCCGTGGTCCGCCCCGACGCCTTGTCGCCGGCGCGCGCGCTGCTGGCAGATCCCGATGCGATGATCCGTAGCTCCGCGCTGGAGCTGCTCGAGCCGTTTGACGCTGACATACGGACGACTGCGGTTGCTCCGCTGCTCACGGATCCGATCCGGGCCGTTCGCACCGAAGCGGCGCGCATCCTGGCCGATGTCCCGGATGAAAAGCTTTTGCCGGAGCAGCGTCCGGCGCGCGAATCCGCACGCAACGAATATCTTGCGTCCCTGCAGATGGATGCCGATTGGCCGGCGGCTCTCGCCAACCTCGGTAACTTCCGGCTTCGCGAGGGGCACACGGACGAAGCGATCACCGCGTATCGGCGTGCGTTGACCCTCGATCCGCATTTCGCAGGCGCCTACGTCAATCTTGCCGATGCGTTGCGCGCGCAGGGCAACGACGTCGATGGCGAGAAGACGCTGCGGCTCGGGCTCGCCGCCCTGCCCGACTCAGCGGCCCTGCATCACGCGCTCGGTCTGCTTCTGGTGCGAGACGGCGACAAGGCGACCGGCAGTGAAGAGCTCGCCAAGGCGGCCAATCTCGAGCCCGCGAGCGCGCGCTACGCTTACGTCAATGCGGTGGCGCTGCAGTCGGCGGGAAAAACGGCAGAAGCACTCGCTGCGCTCGTCGACGCCGACCGGCGTCACCCCTACGACCTCGACATCCTCGGCGCCCTGGTTTCGATCCATCTCGACGCCGGCCATCCGGAGGCGGTGCTCCCGTACGCACGAAAGATCGCGGAAGTGCTTCCCGACGATCCCGCCGTCCGCCAGTTGCTTGGGCGGCTCGAAAACGCGACTTCACCGCAGCCGCATCTGTAA